A stretch of Malus sylvestris chromosome 11, drMalSylv7.2, whole genome shotgun sequence DNA encodes these proteins:
- the LOC126590522 gene encoding UDP-glycosyltransferase 92A1-like isoform X2, producing the protein MAEIKEHIVMFPFMAQGHIIPFLALAQQLEQKKGCTITLINTPLNIKKLSSSLPPNTTIRLLEIPFKSSDHGLPSDAENTNSLSYHLILKLFQASLSLKPSFRNLMHGLVHERNGLRRPVCMITDIFFGWTIEIAHEFGMSHAVFSTVGGFGMACYYSLCLHLPHLKAKSGEYEFTLPDFPEAKKFHISQLSESLKLSNGTDPFSVFVHKSFNECMKTDGMVINTVEELDKTGLMYLRKIFKLPVWAVGPLLLSSGNGTKRAGKESGLTPEACKNWLDSKPPRPPLEYDVDSEFKEKEWFPEGFVQRIKARNKGLIVEKWAPQVEILSHKATSAFLSHCGWNSVIESLVHGVPLLGWPMASEQFFNVKYLVEQVGVCVEVARGKSCEVQKENIVAKLELVMNETEKGKQMRRKASEAKEIIRDAMKDEEGYKGCSTKALEDFLTAAAMSYRVEENSGLKTK; encoded by the exons ATGGCAGAAATCAAGGAACACATAGTTATGTTCCCATTCATGGCACAAGGCCACATAATTCCATTCCTTGCCTTGGCCCAACAACTAGAGCAGAAAAAAGGTTGCACCATAACCCTAATCAACACCCCACTCAATATCAAGAAGCTCAGCTCCTCCCTCCCTCCGAACACCACCATTCGCCTCCTCGAAATCCCTTTCAAGAGCTCCGACCACGGTCTTCCCAGCGACGCTGAAAACACCAATTCCCTATCCTACCATCTCAtcctcaaactctttcaagcttccTTGTCACTCAAGCCTTCTTTCAGAAACCTAATGCACGGTCTTGTCCATGAAAGAAATGGACTGCGCCGACCGGTTTGCATGATCACTGACATCTTCTTTGGGTGGACGATTGAGATAGCTCATGAGTTTGGCATGTCCCATGCTGTGTTCTCCACAGTTGGAGGGTTCGGCATGGCGTGCTATTACTCGTTGTGCTTGCATTTACCTCATCTGAAAGCAAAATCCGGAGAATATGAATTCACACTGCCTGATTTTCCAGAAGCTAAGAAATTTCATATATCCCAGCTCTCAGAAAGTCTTAAACTGAGCAATGGCACCGACCCCTTTTCAGTGTTTGTGCATAAATCATTCAATGAGTGCATGAAAACTGACGGAATGGTAATCAACACGGTGGAGGAGCTAGACAAAACCGGGCTGATGTACCTCCGGAAGATCTTTAAATTGCCAGTTTGGGCAGTTGGACCGCTTCTTCTATCATCCGGAAATGGGACTAAAAGGGCAGGAAAAGAATCCGGACTCACACCAGAAGCATGCAAAAACTGGCTTGATTCAAAGCCACCCAG GCCACCATTGGAATATGATGTTGATTCAGAGTTCAAGGAGAAGGAGTGGTTTCCGGAAGGGTTCGTGCAGAGGATTAAAGCTCGAAACAAAGGGCTAATTGTCGAAAAATGGGCACCTCAGGTGGAAATACTGTCTCACAAAGCAACCTCTGCTTTTTTGAGCCATTGTGGATGGAACTCGGTGATCGAGTCCCTTGTTCATGGGGTGCCTTTACTCGGGTGGCCTATGGCTTCAGAACAGTTTTTCAACGTCAAGTATCTGGTGGAGCAAGTCGGAGTTTGCGTGGAAGTAGCGAGGGGGAAGAGTTGTGAGGTTCAGAAGGAAAATATAGTGGCGAAGTTGGAGTTGGTGATGAATGAGACAGAGAAAGGGAAGCAAATGAGAAGGAAAGCTAGCGAGGCAAAGGAGATTATTAGGGATGCCATGAAGGATGAGGAGGGATACAAAGGTTGTTCTACTAAAGCTTTGGAAGACTTTCTAACAGCCGCTGCAATGTCATACAGGGTCGAAGAAAACAGTGGACTCAAAACCAAATGA
- the LOC126590522 gene encoding UDP-glycosyltransferase 92A1-like isoform X1: MAEIKEHIVMFPFMAQGHIIPFLALAQQLEQKKGCTITLINTPLNIKKLSSSLPPNTTIRLLEIPFKSSDHGLPSDAENTNSLSYHLILKLFQASLSLKPSFRNLMHGLVHERNGLRRPVCMITDIFFGWTIEIAHEFGMSHAVFSTVGGFGMACYYSLCLHLPHLKAKSGEYEFTLPDFPEAKKFHISQLSESLKLSNGTDPFSVFVHKSFNECMKTDGMVINTVEELDKTGLMYLRKIFKLPVWAVGPLLLSSGNGTKRAGKESGLTPEACKNWLDSKPPRSVLYISFGSQNTVSKSQMMQLAMALESSGKNFIWVVRPPLEYDVDSEFKEKEWFPEGFVQRIKARNKGLIVEKWAPQVEILSHKATSAFLSHCGWNSVIESLVHGVPLLGWPMASEQFFNVKYLVEQVGVCVEVARGKSCEVQKENIVAKLELVMNETEKGKQMRRKASEAKEIIRDAMKDEEGYKGCSTKALEDFLTAAAMSYRVEENSGLKTK; this comes from the coding sequence ATGGCAGAAATCAAGGAACACATAGTTATGTTCCCATTCATGGCACAAGGCCACATAATTCCATTCCTTGCCTTGGCCCAACAACTAGAGCAGAAAAAAGGTTGCACCATAACCCTAATCAACACCCCACTCAATATCAAGAAGCTCAGCTCCTCCCTCCCTCCGAACACCACCATTCGCCTCCTCGAAATCCCTTTCAAGAGCTCCGACCACGGTCTTCCCAGCGACGCTGAAAACACCAATTCCCTATCCTACCATCTCAtcctcaaactctttcaagcttccTTGTCACTCAAGCCTTCTTTCAGAAACCTAATGCACGGTCTTGTCCATGAAAGAAATGGACTGCGCCGACCGGTTTGCATGATCACTGACATCTTCTTTGGGTGGACGATTGAGATAGCTCATGAGTTTGGCATGTCCCATGCTGTGTTCTCCACAGTTGGAGGGTTCGGCATGGCGTGCTATTACTCGTTGTGCTTGCATTTACCTCATCTGAAAGCAAAATCCGGAGAATATGAATTCACACTGCCTGATTTTCCAGAAGCTAAGAAATTTCATATATCCCAGCTCTCAGAAAGTCTTAAACTGAGCAATGGCACCGACCCCTTTTCAGTGTTTGTGCATAAATCATTCAATGAGTGCATGAAAACTGACGGAATGGTAATCAACACGGTGGAGGAGCTAGACAAAACCGGGCTGATGTACCTCCGGAAGATCTTTAAATTGCCAGTTTGGGCAGTTGGACCGCTTCTTCTATCATCCGGAAATGGGACTAAAAGGGCAGGAAAAGAATCCGGACTCACACCAGAAGCATGCAAAAACTGGCTTGATTCAAAGCCACCCAGGTCAGTTTTGTACATTTCATTTGGTTCTCAAAACACAGTTTCAAAGTCTCAGATGATGCAATTGGCAATGGCATTGGAGTCAAGTGGTAAAAACTTCATTTGGGTTGTTAGGCCACCATTGGAATATGATGTTGATTCAGAGTTCAAGGAGAAGGAGTGGTTTCCGGAAGGGTTCGTGCAGAGGATTAAAGCTCGAAACAAAGGGCTAATTGTCGAAAAATGGGCACCTCAGGTGGAAATACTGTCTCACAAAGCAACCTCTGCTTTTTTGAGCCATTGTGGATGGAACTCGGTGATCGAGTCCCTTGTTCATGGGGTGCCTTTACTCGGGTGGCCTATGGCTTCAGAACAGTTTTTCAACGTCAAGTATCTGGTGGAGCAAGTCGGAGTTTGCGTGGAAGTAGCGAGGGGGAAGAGTTGTGAGGTTCAGAAGGAAAATATAGTGGCGAAGTTGGAGTTGGTGATGAATGAGACAGAGAAAGGGAAGCAAATGAGAAGGAAAGCTAGCGAGGCAAAGGAGATTATTAGGGATGCCATGAAGGATGAGGAGGGATACAAAGGTTGTTCTACTAAAGCTTTGGAAGACTTTCTAACAGCCGCTGCAATGTCATACAGGGTCGAAGAAAACAGTGGACTCAAAACCAAATGA
- the LOC126590526 gene encoding ETHYLENE INSENSITIVE 3-like 3 protein yields MGDVGEIGPDISSDIEEDLRCDNIAEKDVSDEEIEAEDLERRMWKDRIKLKRLKERQKLEAQQAAEKQKPKQTTDQARRKKMSRAQDGILKYMLKLMEVCKARGFVYGIIPEKGKPVSGASDNIRAWWKEKVKFDKNGPAAIAKHEAECLAMSDADNNRNGNSQSILQDLQDATLGSLLSSLMQHCDPPQRKYPLEKGVPPPWWPTGNEDWWVKLGLAHGQIPPYKKPHDLKKMWKVGVLTAVIKHMSPDIAKIRRHVRQSKCLQDKMTAKESAIWLGVLSREESLIRQPSSDNGTSGITEMPQSGHGEKQGAASSNSDYDVDGTDDGVGSVSSSKDDRRNQVMDVDPSSNLHNNARNNVQDKEQGEKKPRRKRARVRASPVKQRPAPSHNEHLHVPTRGALPDINHTDVQMIGLQVHENQQENGAITTLRPLENDLDVQAQRPAPEFNYPGVPSGNVITTQGMHVGGTPLLYHGVRDADMHHGDTFNQHHGDTFNLYNPSTQYPPSHDRQPPQIVMNEPQIIPADGVHVPVHRNGSEIAGGDLPNFVQDTFQSEQDRTINANFGSPIDSLSLDYGLFNSPFNFGIDGTGSLDDLELDEMMEYFAA; encoded by the exons ATGGGTGACGTTGGAGAGATTGGACCTGATATTAG TTCGGATATAGAAGAAGACTTGAGGTGCGATAATATTGCGGAGAAAGATGTCAGTGACGAAGAGATTGAAGCGGAAGATTTGGAGAGGCGAATGTGGAAGGATCGAATTAAACTCAAAAGGCTTAAAGAAAGACAGAAACTTGAAGCTCAACAAGCTGCTGAAAAGCAGAAGCCCAAGCAGACCACTGATCAGGCTAGGAGAAAGAAAATGTCAAGAGCACAAGATGGGATTCTTAAGTATATGTTGAAGCTGATGGAAGTGTGCAAAGCTCGTGGTTTTGTGTATGGTATCATTCCTGAGAAGGGCAAGCCAGTGAGCGGTGCTTCAGATAACATCAGGGCTTGGTGGAAAGAAAAGGTGAAGTTCGATAAGAATGGTCCTGCAGCCATAGCCAAGCATGAAGCGGAGTGTCTTGCCATGAGTGATGCAGATAATAATCGAAATGGGAATTCTCAAAGCATCCTCCAAGATCTACAAGATGCAACTCTTGGTTCTCTATTGTCTTCTTTGATGCAACACTGTGACCCCCCTCAAAGGAAGTATCCATTAGAAAAGGGAGTTCCACCACCTTGGTGGCCAACAGGAAATGAAGATTGGTGGGTGAAACTAGGGTTAGCCCATGGTCAGATTCCTCCTTATAAGAAGCCACACGACCTAAAGAAGATGTGGAAAGTTGGAGTGTTAACGGCTGTGATAAAGCATATGTCACCTGATATTGCAAAGATAAGGAGGCATGTCCGCCAGTCAAAATGCTTACAGGATAAGATGACAGCAAAGGAAAGTGCAATTTGGTTAGGGGTTTTAAGCCGAGAAGAATCCCTCATTCGGCAGCCTAGTAGTGATAATGGGACATCTGGCATTACTGAGATGCCACAAAGTGGCCATGGCGAAAAGCAAGGTGCTGCTAGCAGTAATAGTGACTATGATGTTGATGGTACTGATGATGGGGTAGGCTCTGTTTCTTCATCCAAAGATGATAGGAGGAATCAGGTGATGGATGTGGATCCATCAAGCAATCTACACAATAATGCTCGTAATAATGTCCAAGATAAAGAGCAAGGTGAAAAGAAACCCAGGAGAAAAAGGGCACGTGTCAGAGCAAGCCCTGTCAAACAACGTCCTGCACCATCTCACAATGAGCATCTTCATGTTCCAACAAGAGGTGCATTGCCTGATATAAACCACACTGATGTACAGATGATTGGACTTCAGGTTCATGAAAATCAACAGGAAAATGGTGCCATTACAACTTTGCGGCCGCTGGAGAATGATCTTGATGTCCAAGCACAAAGACCAGCGCCAGAGTTTAACTACCCTGGTGTACCTTCTGGCAATGTAATTACGACACAGGGCATGCATGTTGGTGGAACACCGTTGCTTTATCATGGGGTGCGAGATGCTGACATGCATCATGGAGATACATTTAACCAGCATCATGGAGATACATTTAACCTCTATAACCCATCAACACAATATCCCCCAAGTCATGACCGGCAGCCGCCTCAGATTGTAATGAATGAACCGCAGATTATACCAGCAGATGGAGTCCATGTACCAGTACATAGAAATGGAAGTGAAATTGCTGGAGGAGATTTGCCAAATTTTGTTCAGGACACATTTCAGAGTGAGCAAGACAGAACTATCAATGCTAACTTTGGGTCTCCAATTGATAGCCTGTCGTTAGATTATGGATTATTCAACAGCCCATTCAACTTTGGAATTGACGGCACCGGTTCATTAGATGACCTTGAACTCGATGAAATGATGGAGTACTTTGCAGCATAG